Proteins co-encoded in one Rhodococcus sp. PAMC28707 genomic window:
- a CDS encoding GNAT family N-acetyltransferase: MLASSPSAEVSINTDQNRFELRLNGDLVGIIGYYEVEGSFKRGSRARVVSFMHTVVTEDFGHQGLAAILVRRALDSARSYGWKVKPVCTYVQRFVVANPDYSDVVVPL, translated from the coding sequence GTGCTCGCCAGCTCCCCCAGTGCAGAGGTGTCCATCAATACGGACCAGAATCGATTCGAATTGAGGCTGAATGGCGACTTGGTGGGAATTATCGGCTACTACGAAGTCGAGGGTTCGTTCAAGCGTGGTTCTCGCGCTCGCGTCGTCTCGTTCATGCATACCGTGGTCACGGAAGACTTCGGACATCAAGGCCTTGCAGCGATTCTCGTTCGCAGGGCACTCGACAGCGCACGATCGTACGGCTGGAAGGTCAAGCCGGTCTGTACTTATGTGCAAAGATTCGTCGTCGCCAATCCCGACTACTCCGACGTCGTCGTTCCGCTCTAG